In a genomic window of Roseiflexus castenholzii DSM 13941:
- a CDS encoding ATP-dependent DNA ligase translates to MRRSRTTQRRSRWRSRGVTIQVTEKSAAVPEAAAWTDSAHFEYHGAMRHFAQLYTDLDETTRTGAKVEALMRYFERAEPADAAWAIFFLIGRRVRQAVPLPTLRAWAVEAAGIPDWLLGECYDAVGDFAETVALLLPEPGEWSVDVDRSVLSFEGPQPLHRWVEDVLIPLRDREEAVQRAIVRAVWATLGGTERFVWNKLITGAFRVGVSQQLVVRALARASGTDPAAIAHRLMGEWQPSAAFYRALLARETADADVSRPYPFCLAHPLDDPPETLGSIDEWQAEWKWDGIRIRLIRRAGQTFLWSRGEELMTDRFPEIAASGALLPDGIVIDGEVLPWKHGTVLPFAQLQRRIGRKNLTRAVLDEAPATLLAYDLIELNGVDVRHQPLEWRRTELERLIATCAPDSQALLLSPVIVAADWDDLAAQWATSRARNVEGLMLKRRNSPYRVGRVRGDWWKWKVAPYTIDAVLIYAQRGSGKRASLYTDYTFAVWDGDRLTPFAKAYSGLTDDEIREVDAFVRRNTVEKFGPVRTVTPALVFELAFEGVQRSNRHKSGIAVRFPRILRWRRDKRPADADTLERVRALLPEES, encoded by the coding sequence ATGCGCCGGTCACGCACAACACAACGGCGTTCGCGCTGGCGAAGCCGTGGCGTGACGATCCAGGTCACAGAGAAGAGCGCAGCCGTTCCAGAAGCCGCAGCATGGACGGACAGCGCCCACTTCGAGTATCATGGCGCTATGCGACACTTTGCCCAACTGTACACCGATCTCGATGAGACCACCAGAACCGGCGCGAAGGTCGAGGCGCTGATGCGCTATTTTGAGCGCGCAGAACCGGCTGACGCTGCCTGGGCGATCTTCTTCCTCATTGGTCGGCGCGTGCGTCAGGCTGTGCCGTTGCCGACGCTCCGCGCCTGGGCGGTCGAGGCGGCCGGCATTCCCGACTGGCTCCTTGGCGAGTGCTACGACGCCGTCGGCGACTTTGCCGAGACGGTCGCGCTGTTGCTGCCGGAACCCGGCGAGTGGTCGGTGGATGTGGACCGGTCGGTTCTGTCGTTTGAAGGTCCGCAGCCGCTCCATCGCTGGGTCGAGGATGTTCTGATCCCGCTGCGTGATCGGGAGGAGGCAGTGCAGCGCGCGATTGTGCGTGCTGTATGGGCGACCCTTGGCGGAACCGAGCGTTTTGTCTGGAACAAATTGATCACCGGCGCATTTCGGGTTGGCGTCTCACAACAACTGGTTGTGCGGGCGTTGGCGCGCGCCAGCGGTACGGACCCTGCTGCAATTGCGCACCGCCTGATGGGTGAATGGCAACCGTCCGCCGCCTTCTACCGGGCGCTGCTGGCGCGCGAGACTGCCGACGCCGATGTGAGTCGTCCATATCCCTTCTGCCTGGCACACCCGCTCGATGATCCGCCCGAAACGTTGGGATCAATCGACGAATGGCAGGCGGAATGGAAGTGGGACGGCATCCGCATCCGGTTGATCCGCCGCGCCGGGCAAACCTTTCTCTGGTCGCGCGGCGAAGAACTGATGACCGACCGTTTCCCCGAAATTGCGGCAAGTGGCGCACTTCTCCCTGATGGCATCGTCATCGACGGCGAGGTTCTGCCGTGGAAACATGGCACGGTGTTGCCTTTCGCGCAGTTGCAGCGCCGGATCGGGCGCAAGAACCTGACACGCGCCGTTCTCGACGAAGCGCCGGCCACGCTCCTGGCATACGACCTGATCGAACTCAATGGCGTCGATGTGCGTCACCAACCGCTGGAGTGGCGAAGAACAGAACTGGAGCGCCTGATTGCGACCTGTGCGCCGGATAGTCAGGCGCTGCTGCTCTCGCCGGTGATTGTTGCTGCCGATTGGGACGACCTGGCGGCGCAGTGGGCCACCTCGCGTGCGCGCAATGTCGAAGGTCTGATGCTCAAACGACGCAATTCGCCCTACCGCGTCGGTCGGGTGCGCGGCGACTGGTGGAAGTGGAAAGTCGCCCCCTACACCATTGATGCAGTGCTGATCTACGCGCAGCGCGGCAGCGGTAAGCGCGCCAGCCTCTACACCGACTACACCTTCGCCGTGTGGGACGGCGACCGGTTGACGCCGTTCGCCAAAGCGTATTCGGGACTGACCGACGACGAGATCCGCGAAGTGGACGCCTTCGTAAGACGAAATACCGTGGAAAAGTTTGGACCGGTGCGCACCGTGACGCCAGCACTGGTCTTTGAGCTGGCATTCGAGGGCGTCCAGCGCTCGAACCGCCATAAATCGGGGATTGCCGTGCGTTTCCCGCGCATTCTGCGCTGGCGGCGCGACAAGCGCCCGGCTGACGCCGATACGTTGGAACGGGTGCGCGCCCTGCTGCCAGAGGAATCATGA
- a CDS encoding RDD family protein produces the protein MVSGDYIVETPEQIELAYDLAGIGSRFLAAIVDSALIALAESALFFALAQIAGAMEFAESVLIAIGAALGFAILWGYYIAFELTWNGQSPGKRLIGLRVVSEGGRPITVTGSIIRNLIRIVDFLPFLYGIGVIAMFIDGQARRLGDLAAGTLVVRERADVTLEGLVTRAAPDMPPPSGDTTDLIDVSLLTPNDYALLCDFLDQRRDLAQPVRRRLAAQLGEGLQARLGVLPESDPERLIERVARAYQYQRRRGS, from the coding sequence ATGGTCTCCGGCGACTATATTGTTGAGACTCCAGAGCAGATCGAACTGGCATACGATCTTGCCGGGATCGGTTCGCGGTTTCTGGCAGCAATTGTTGATAGCGCGCTGATCGCTCTTGCTGAATCGGCGCTCTTCTTCGCGCTGGCGCAGATCGCCGGCGCAATGGAGTTCGCCGAAAGTGTGCTTATCGCCATTGGCGCGGCGCTCGGGTTTGCCATTCTGTGGGGATACTACATCGCTTTTGAGTTGACATGGAATGGGCAAAGCCCCGGAAAACGCCTGATCGGGCTGCGCGTCGTTTCGGAAGGCGGACGCCCGATAACGGTCACCGGTTCGATCATTCGCAACCTGATCAGGATTGTGGACTTCCTGCCATTTCTGTATGGCATCGGAGTGATTGCGATGTTTATCGATGGACAGGCGCGGCGGCTGGGCGATCTTGCCGCCGGCACGCTGGTGGTGCGCGAGCGCGCCGATGTGACGCTCGAAGGTCTCGTTACACGTGCTGCGCCGGACATGCCGCCGCCGTCCGGCGATACGACTGATCTGATCGATGTCAGTCTGCTGACACCCAACGATTATGCGCTGCTGTGCGACTTTCTCGATCAGCGACGCGACCTGGCGCAGCCGGTGCGTCGGCGCCTGGCGGCGCAACTCGGCGAAGGATTGCAGGCGCGGCTGGGTGTGTTGCCTGAAAGTGATCCAGAGCGCCTGATCGAACGTGTGGCGCGCGCGTATCAGTATCAGCGACGCCGGGGATCATAG
- a CDS encoding histone deacetylase family protein has product MKLFYSDSFVLPLPEGHRFPIAKYALLRERAAAEGLGDLILPEAADDRTLLRAHTADYLHRIKTGAISDREMRQIGFPWSPHLIERSRRSVGATIAACRAALSGDGFAANLAGGTHHAFADHGEGYCVFNDSVIAARAMQAEGRVRRVVIIDCDVHQGNGIAAILTGDDTIFSFSIHGSRNYPFRKERSDLDIALEDGTGDTGYLAALETGLRQAVERSRADLAIYLAGADPYEHDRLGRLSLTKAGLLERDRMVFEVCRNAGIPVAITMAGGYARAIADTVDIHAATLRLAASMSG; this is encoded by the coding sequence ATGAAACTCTTCTACTCCGACTCCTTCGTTCTTCCGCTTCCCGAAGGACACCGTTTCCCCATCGCCAAATACGCCTTGCTGCGCGAGCGGGCGGCGGCTGAGGGTTTGGGTGACCTGATTCTCCCCGAAGCCGCTGATGACCGCACTCTTCTGCGCGCGCACACCGCCGATTACCTGCATCGCATAAAAACCGGCGCCATAAGCGACCGCGAGATGCGCCAGATCGGATTTCCCTGGTCGCCGCACCTCATCGAGCGCTCGCGGCGCTCGGTCGGAGCGACGATTGCCGCCTGTCGCGCAGCGTTGAGTGGCGACGGCTTCGCGGCAAACCTGGCAGGCGGCACCCACCACGCCTTTGCCGATCATGGCGAAGGGTACTGCGTCTTCAACGACAGCGTGATCGCAGCGCGCGCTATGCAGGCGGAAGGTCGCGTCCGGCGGGTTGTTATCATCGATTGTGATGTGCACCAGGGGAACGGAATCGCCGCCATCCTCACCGGTGACGACACCATCTTCTCGTTTTCCATCCATGGTTCCAGGAACTACCCGTTCCGCAAAGAGCGCAGTGACCTCGATATTGCTCTGGAGGACGGGACCGGCGACACAGGGTATCTGGCGGCGCTGGAAACGGGGTTGCGCCAGGCTGTCGAACGTAGTCGCGCCGACCTGGCGATCTACCTGGCGGGCGCCGATCCCTATGAGCACGATCGGCTTGGTCGCCTGAGCCTGACGAAAGCCGGTCTGCTGGAGCGTGACCGGATGGTGTTCGAGGTCTGTCGGAACGCCGGCATCCCGGTCGCAATCACGATGGCTGGCGGGTATGCCCGCGCGATTGCCGACACCGTAGACATTCATGCCGCCACACTGCGCCTGGCGGCTTCGATGAGCGGTTGA